A genome region from Dolichospermum compactum NIES-806 includes the following:
- the trhO gene encoding oxygen-dependent tRNA uridine(34) hydroxylase TrhO has translation MNQENLIVVAALYKFVSLPDCSELQAALLSFCQSQGIKGTILLAQEGINGTIAGSRQQIDTVLAFLRNDSRFADLEHKESYTEIPPFERLKIRLKPEIVTLGLPEVNPAEKVGTYVKPEDWNDLISNPEVTVIDTRNDYEVTIGTFKGAENPQTQIFRDFPEYVQKHLDPKKHKKVAMFCTGGIRCEKASSYLLSQGFEEIYHLKGGILKYLEEVPQTESLWEGECFIFDERITVSHNLEIGNQELCFACGYPISEKDKTSPEYEKSISCPHCFPTLTPEKRKRLQQKWKHYQSINSTNP, from the coding sequence ATGAACCAAGAAAATCTGATAGTTGTTGCTGCACTATATAAATTTGTGAGTTTACCTGATTGTAGCGAACTGCAAGCAGCCTTATTATCCTTTTGTCAATCACAAGGAATTAAAGGAACTATCTTACTAGCACAAGAAGGAATTAACGGTACAATTGCTGGTTCTCGTCAGCAAATTGACACAGTTTTAGCCTTTCTTCGCAATGATTCACGGTTTGCAGATTTAGAACATAAAGAATCCTACACAGAAATTCCCCCATTTGAGCGGTTAAAAATCCGCTTAAAGCCAGAAATTGTCACTTTAGGCTTACCAGAAGTAAACCCGGCGGAAAAAGTAGGAACTTATGTCAAACCCGAAGACTGGAATGATTTAATTTCTAACCCAGAAGTCACAGTCATTGATACCCGCAATGATTATGAAGTCACCATTGGGACTTTCAAAGGAGCAGAAAATCCGCAAACTCAGATATTTCGAGATTTTCCCGAATATGTACAAAAACATCTTGACCCCAAAAAGCATAAAAAAGTAGCAATGTTTTGTACTGGAGGAATTCGTTGCGAAAAAGCCTCATCTTATCTACTTTCTCAAGGTTTTGAAGAAATTTATCACCTCAAAGGAGGGATTCTCAAATATCTAGAAGAAGTTCCCCAAACAGAAAGTTTATGGGAAGGAGAATGTTTTATTTTTGATGAAAGAATCACAGTTAGTCATAACTTAGAAATAGGAAATCAAGAATTATGCTTTGCTTGTGGATATCCCATTTCCGAAAAAGATAAAACCTCCCCAGAATATGAAAAAAGTATTTCCTGTCCCCACTGTTTCCCTACCTTAACACCCGAAAAAAGAAAGCGATTACAGCAAAAATGGAAACATTACCAATCAATAAATTCAACCAATCCTTAA